The Humulus lupulus chromosome 7, drHumLupu1.1, whole genome shotgun sequence region aaacatataataacataaacataaaagcacatataatctatcctattttccttaccaaaaactgggatatttgggaacaagaacaagattagaacactcctataaaccaatagtaagaatggtgagtttctaaagaaagatttgaaaagaacactaaaccatccaagaaacTTACataaaagaaccttaagttttcaagaaacttaaccacccaatcaagaatcataaacaaaagttaggatctaaataaaaGTAAACTAAAGAAAACCAAATAACTGAACTTAGGactaagaataccttgaatgatcttatggattgatctaaacctaaATActaaaatctcactatatctcacttcccaagtgtttagaaaagcttagaatgataaagctttaacccaaaacccaagtgtttctctctatagtagcactagcaacttggaggctctgaagactgcttaaagaatgaagaaaatggctgagtactatgtcatatttatagatttcaaggagtgaaaataaccccttttaatttgaataaataaatgaatatagagtgaaaaagatttgaattttcgttcaacagacgcccagaactcggtcaaaatcgttctaAGGTAGGTCCAAGTGATTAAGagtaatttaaaattcaaaatcacaaacttttcAAAAAATCAAGcttggagtcgatatatcgcccccccccccccccccccccccacataggcaatatatcgcctccccctatattcccgagccttgttcgatcgttcgtgcaaagtcgacgtgttttctgtatctttcgtaggcgatatatcggcccatatagctgtgatatatcgacatacgttgatatatcaaacacgtatttgcactttttcagcacattttgaattgataaaataGCTTTGGCTAAGTCATAATACGATCTTACAgtttttggaaggttctagagcttctagatctttctttttaatttaaattattcatcaaaatacttaaatccttaataaacatgattatgacaagtgtcatgctcttaatggttctatctaaaccttaggttataataacaatatatctaggaccagcaatattaatcaaaccttatgttataattaatattcttaaactataggttaaacttataaaatccataactgttgctatgagtgtccaactaattcctggcttaaaccaaaatccacggaatctaacatactacaaactaatactaactactacaactactactatctagctagctaagtaaacattctgggacactacaaaatAACCGGGAAATATTAAAATATGAGCAATCAATAAGAAAGTAAATGTTTCTGATAAAATGCTTACACTCATGATTTGAGCAAGGCCTTTGTGGAGGACAACTTCGACGCTTTGACGGGGTAGAGTCTCAAAGGTCTGAGTTGTAGTTGCATGGTGAAGAGTATGGTCTAGTAACTCCGTGTCATATTCACCAACGACGCGAAGAGGCTCACATAAGCAAGTTGATCGAGTAGTCTATAGACTAGAAGAAAAGGGAATTGACAGAGGAGCCAAACGTGGGAGAATGACTGACTGGTCGGATGGTTTTCCCTTGCTATGTGGTGTAGTCTTTATAACCTTGCTCGGAGGAGTTGAGTTGCTACCTTCACCAGTCTTCCTCTTTTGGACAGAAGGggtgttgaattgcttgaacatgGTCGGATCTGCATAGAAGTAAAGCAAAAATTGGGTTAGTAGAAACAATAAAGGAACATaggtaaaaaataaaattcaacagATTCATCACAAAATCCAATTGTGGTTACTATTAGCAAAACCTGAGTTCAGAATTTCGTTAAAAATCTcgtcctcgtcctcgtcctccgACGATGAGCTGTTTTCTCTAAAGAGCTCGATACTTTTTCCTTTGCCAGGCTTGACGGGGAAGGCGGGTTGGTGAATATTTTCAAAATGAGGCTCTCTAATAATGGGACCACCTGATCGGCGTGGATGAGGGGATGGAataggagaaaactggtcagtcactactTCGGTGTCGGCATTGGACTGATTAGTTGTGTTAGTTTCATTAGTCGTACTACCCACAGCAATATCTTGGTTATTCGGTAACAATCCCACCAGACGGAGATTCTCCAAGGAGACCAACTGTTCAATGTCTTTTTCATCTAGAGGCATGTTGGCAAGCTCTTATGCTCGAGCATGGATTTCCCTGGTTGGGAGAGGTTGATCGAAAGGGCCGGCATGTGTAAAATCTAGGTTGTTTGCTTTAATGTCTGTAGTAAGGAagtattgttatattattttaaataatataatgttagattaaataatgtgacataatttgatttgtcacacaaatgtgatttttcacaccttgtaacatataattgggagtcacaaaattggacacatgtatgttcccaaatgtgacatattttggagttacaaaaacagttacaaatttgtaactcccaaatattacccaataatgtgtagatttgatattacacattttgatttgaatttctcaaagtcataatagatatggctgttagagatgtgattttaactcccataatgtgtatggaatttacaaaatcaagtgggaatgaatttggaatgttttggaaaatttggaaaattgattgctGAAAAAACTTCTTGGGCCGCAGCCTGAGTTTTTTAGGCCACGACCCAAGAGGCATAAAAACATCGTGGGCCGCGGCACAAGTGGTtgacagcattttccaaacttcggttttatccaattttgaacgtttccaacatccaagtaactcccaaatctctattttaattccataaacatccaattaatcattggtaacaaccatgggggttggtggaatttgaaattcaaagggtgtctcaaaaaatctataaataagagtctaatgctcacttgtaagacacaccattttccatccacaaagcacttggctggaaaatacaccatagaggcttgataattccagagagctatttcctagagagatcccttagtgcttagagaatagggggaaataagcttttggacaaaggttttgaaccttgttcaagttggtgatccccactactctacactttggttgtgtgagagttttttctttttattggttttattttcattcttttgattttgtattattattgttttgagtttgtaatcttcttcttctacatctttctatttatttgtattttgagcaattgagttgtaatatttctttaatcaatattatcttgtctattttttgcatagagttgtattttggtttttccatatttccattgagtataaaaatatattctctaacaagtaTTATGCATAATACTTCCCAGGGTTTGATTTATGGGCTATACCATGAAGATACTTATATTTTTTCCTATGAaaaaggtggaaaaaacctgtgttcttGTGGCTAGGGTTAGTCCTAAAATCGAACAAATGGTGTACTTCGTGAGGAGTAGGTGGGTTCCAACCTTGAAAGTGTTAAAGAATTTATAGAGCAGACAAGGCGTGTACACCATTTGGACCAATCTAGAAGGGAGATACATTGAAGTAATCCGCTATTGATCTAAAAAAAGGATGCAAGGGGATTGTGGCTCCTGCATAAATGTGGCACTTAGACCAGGCACAATAGGCTCCACCAGAATTATTGGCTCTTTGGTTTGGGTGTGGACATACCACATTCACTCCTTCGAGACCCAAAGCCTCgatatgcttatcaaacattTTGGAATGTAGCTTAGAAGGCTTAGCTACAAACCAAGAAGGCACACGATCTTCTTCTTTCCTTAGCCTAAGTGTAGCAGTTTATTGGATTTCTGTGGCGAATGTTTGGGTAACCTTTCACTTGGGTTTTCCAATTTTTCGAGCTTAGTAAGGAGGTTTTGAAGAAACTTCAGTCTCGGCTTCTCTTAATAAATTTTCTCCCACACGGGGTACTCGTTCTACCATCTTTTGTGTTACTATACGAGCAATCTGGGGATCTTGTTCTTGAGGGAGTCGATTAgacttcttcaccctcatcgGTTGGTGCTGGTGTTGTTGCTTAAGGAACTGATCTTCGTGAAAAATATAAGGCTGACCGCGGAAGGTTTTCTTGAGACGACGGAGATGGTCTTCAAGAGTTCATTTGCTAGGGGATTTGGAAGAAGAGTCACTGCTCAGAAGGGTGTCCCTTGAAGCAGGAACTGAGGAATCATAATCTatttggttgtcacctcccctgtagtcgaagcgattcatctacaaaagataaggggaggtgagtaaaccaaacaTAAAGTGAATGAAAAGCAAAAAATATACACTACTCAGTGAAaaaatttctttgagaagagaaatcAATTTTCCCCAgataaagacatttttttttgggaaataataataaatttgagAGATTCAAGCAGATTGTTCTGAATGCCAAGTGGTGTTCGGAGGACTAAGGCATAAGGTGGTGTCTAAGCATTCGGGTGTGTGTCCAAGCGGTAGTGTGGTGCCCCAGAGCATCTGGGAACATGTTCGAGCGGCTGTGTGGTGCCCCCGAGCGGCTGGGAGCATGTCCGAGGGGTTGTGCGATGTCCGAGGAGTTAGTGTGTGCCCGAGCCTTCGAGTGTGTGTTCGCGCGGGGCCCTGAGTGGCTGGGAGCATGTCCGAAGAGCTGGCGTGTCTGAAGAGTTGGCATGTTCAAGGTGATGGGGTGTGTCCAAGGAGCAAAGATGTGTGTCCGAGCAGCTGGGAGACAAAACACCCGAGGCCAAACAGGGGTCCGATCAGCTAGGTATGGCGAAAGACACGGGTTTGATGGGCTAAAGGGTAAAGAGCATAGCATTATGTATAAACATATTTTCTTAACCGTGGACTGTGCAAACAAGATTAAAAAGAAGAATTCTAAGAGTTCAACAAGTCTCAAGGAAATATCATATGCTCCTCTTAAACCCATGAACCTGAAACTGGAATGTGTAGTGAGAAatcatttttctttcaaaatttaatgaaattgaaggaaaaattgACTAGCCCAAAGCCTAAACTACACTATATCAACCACAAAGTCTCTAGTCTACAAAGATTTATCACAAAAAATCCAAGAATATATATTTCAAAGGGGGTTTCGACATGTGTGTATTCTAACAAGTTTTTTGTGTAGaatttttaagtttaaaaatcTTAAACATAAAGATGAAGAAGGAGAAGCTTACCCAAATGTATTGAAGAGCCTTTGATTTCCTAAGAAAGCTTGAATtttcttggagaagttgaaacgCCTTGGAAATTTGTGGAGGTTTCGACCAAGAGAAAAGAAGAGTGTTGTTGAAGATGAAATTTTGGTTTATAAGTAGTTGGCATCcgtgggtctatttaaaggagaGAAAGGGAGACTCCCAATTACCCTGAAGACTCTTAGTATTCTCTCTCCCATGATTGGAAACAAGTAACTGCCATTTTCATggctaaaaaatttaattatatttttatttgtaaaaggCAGGAAAAATGTCAAAGGTAATTTTTGGAATTTTAGGACACAGTAATTGTTAAATTTACTGCGGATCCTTGCGAGGAGtaggaaaagtttatcatatgagaaaatcatataataaacttgggggaaaaatTTTATCCCCAAATTTTTTTCAATGACGTGGTATTTGGgtggacaagtggcaatgcatggtcagtaaatgacacattaatagtcaataaatgtgctAACTAAAGAAGTaaaaatgttgggagttgacctacagagttgtgatattactagtCATAAGTGATTTGCCCAACCAATGATGTGCTTTGCCCGACCAGTGACGTGCCTTGGCTGACCGGTGAGGtgtcttggctgaccagtcacTTCGGGAAATAGATTTGGTCGACTGgacggatcagaatctcaggagttaaccgtctagtgactcttcagtaaagcctcagtaacaacttcaacctggATCACTCATAACTGCCGCGGGAATCTTtcagatatcccgaagtaatagctatattgttgtaatttgaatttatttatatttatttaattataattggtTGAAACAACTAAGCACATGGTAAAAATGGGATATTTTACGATCcaagagcctataaataagaggcTCATGACATCATTTTGGGGATGGAGATTTTAGAGACTGAAAAGACTCTCTAGTTTAGAGACTCTAGGACCATTACTTGGGGATTTCTGGGAGCATTTTCTGAGAGTTCAGAGAGAAACACCgcatctcttttatataaatagatagataTATAGATTAGAAGAAGAGAGTGTCACCgcatctcttttatataaatatatagacatAGACAGATATATAAATTagaattttttttgtataaaatcaatgatctttgtattcaagttctgaaagctcacaccttgttCTTCAAGATCAATccttaaacacacaaggacgtgtgtgagcACATAAGATTCAAAAgattgatttatgactctctagatgtactcaacacatgagatctagagatgtttgacagagagaagaagaattgaatagttttcaagtttaTAAAAACTATCGCTTCTATCTCAAAGAGAGAGTATGACAGTCTACGAAAACAATAACTTGAAAATATtacttcttttcaggtttataaagataattaactaatttaattcatctttattttattaaaataaaattgatcagttacaaccttatttaatttaaatcatatttaaaaaataataattaaataaaacaaattatttgaaattcaaagttcAAATATCAAGGATAGGAAATCTCTGTTTGTGGTGCCACACTCACTatacagtgagtgtgtcgaccacacctttatggttatccctaattttctcatttgtttatttaattaatatttaagactatatatttatcacaaaataaatatcagttaattcaaatttaactttatcttaaaatatcagttttaaataaataaataaatatcttattctaaataagataattataaaTCTCTCTTTATACATTAATcgaaacaagattaatatttattttaacctatagtttttcaaaataaaaactatataataaaataattaataaattcgtaattaatcaattgcctataattatcacataattatttcctttccgtggaaaattaattcatttgtaattaagtcattctctctacaaatctttcttttgacatccatacccttgacagtgtaggacagaggcgaTCTAAGGACCATGGATCTATAATACAAAACtccaataaacaagattattaatccaataatcttatttattaattccattattataccactataaatatggaattgcactataagtatttatagaattatatttagagAGTTTtatcttgtagtccattgatataatcataaatatataGTTTTGTCTTCCATTCATTGGTTCGTTAATcagagttggtcaagattactgttttacccttctaattatctcttgatccttaagtaccattaattccttagtaaataattaatatataatcaaattatagatttgagctcaataactattcaattccagaattaacccctaagagaaccaatatttgacccgttaggaaagtatgtattccattattatgatttatattcccagccattcatgatattgaatctcaaaaaaacaaaagttattagcctcattatactaagaaacattaatgagtgaattaaaagatccaataaacacaaacaaaagtTCATGAATATTCAGGATTTAGACTGGTCTACAAAtgatgatcatctattatgataagaaacaaatttttatgtcaaacgacaagtttataaagataattaattcttatcgatactgtcatatataatttttattatatacAACATTTTTACTAAGATATATATCGACATCAGTAATCTAAAtatagatcacttgcatctcgtatgcttaataaaccgcactagtaaccattcattaaagatttcatactttaagaTGTTACttaatattttattcattatatatgatcttaattctctcgtactaatacaagatcatattctcatgaatgaataaggaattttcttgatattatcatataattaattcaaataataattataatattcaaatataataaatttgttctttttatttaatttaataaaatgtctttacatgcttttaggacattaattTTAACACTATTATGCtgtttatagatattttataatggtACATTTATTTTTATAGACattttctcttaattaaatatatatagataaataatgacatttttcaatatataatgtagaatttacaaatttaaatgatataaaaatatatatactacaaAAACTAAATACGTAagatataaattatatattaaatttgaactcaaaaatatataactatattGTATTTGAGTAGGATTAAGTTAAACCAATCAcccatataaaaagaaaaaaaatactaatgttTGGACAAATTAAAGTAATCAAATAGTACTTTATTTATAGACTAAATGTATAATACCTACAATGGTTTGTAAACCATGTGGGactatagtattttttttaattattaattaattatattcttttaataaatgttaaaaaaaaattagaaaaaatcacaaaataagGCAAATAGAAAATTAGAAGAAAAGGATGTCAccgcatattttttatataaatatattgatgtatatatatatatataaaataatggtTCATTACTTTATTTCAtacttattgtaatttttttttttttagaaaaaatcatatttattgtAATTTAACATAGCAAATATATgccctttttttttattaaaaataaggaTAAATATAAGATAGAAGAATGAGGCcaagtttatttaaaaaaaaaaacaaaatctatatatttatataaaattggGGTTCCACGAGATGGAGTGACACCctctttttctaatttttttattttctggttttttctaattttttatttaacatttattaaaaaaattaattaacaattaaatttttTTCTATAGTTTCATATGCTTAAATTTAatctataatatataataatttgaTTAGTTTGATTTGTAccaacattattttttttttttcttatagaatcactcgtacaAGAATAATGGTCGAGCTTTGTACGAACCAATCAAtgattaataaaaatataaaataaaaaatgacttTGGACAATGAAGGTGACTCTTCCACTTTCTTTATTAGCTGCTTTTCTAAGCTTTCTTCTTCGCGTTGCCTTCCCCTTCATTTTTTTGGGGGTCAGTgtatcacacacacacacacacacatatatatatatatgcatatataaagTCAGTCTTAACCCCTCAAAAAGGGTATATTTGAAGATGGGTCTTCTGGGTTTTCTTCAATTTTCACTCAAATATGGCTTAACGTATCTTGCTTGGTATGCAATTGTCCTATGAAAAtctctttcttttcctttgcTAGAATATTTGATTTGGAATTTAAGAAAATGAACTCATCTCTTGTTCTAACACATGCTTCTTTTGtggtgatatatatatatatattgatgtgCAGGCCTATCGTTGCCCTGGTCTATCCACTGTAAGCTTCTTCGTTTCCATATGTGGAAACTTTTTTTGATGACCTTGATAGTCAAGCGCTGAGAATTTCCTATTATTTTTTACTATTACGTTCAGTTTCTAATATAGATTTTGTGACTATATTTTAGAGTTCAGTCATGATCATATATGCATTTTTATTGTATGAAATTATAAAACTGTTTTAGTATATGTCTGGATAAAATGATGATGAAAATATCTTTaattatgttaatttttatgacaGATGTGCTTCTATTAGGGCCATTGAGGCCAATTCTGTTTTGGAGACTCAAAAGTTGAACACTTATTGGGTTGTATTCTCTCTGATTTTGCTTCTTGAACACGCTTTAAAGCTCCTTGAATGGTAAGTTTTCTACACTTCATAGTGGTTATTTTATACTATGTTTTCTTCCATGTTTGTGGCATGAGGATATGGAGTTTTCGATTTGATTTCCTATTTTTTGAGAATGTTTTCCCTCTTGGTTCTTAGAAAGTATAAAGGAAAAAGTCATGGTAAAAGGAAATTAGTATTAAAGGAATCCATGAAATTTTATAATTTGGCCACTAAGTATTTGCTATAATTTTGTAAAATTGAGAAGAAGTAATTGAAGAAACAGAAAGTTCCCTAGTTGTATGGAAGCTTTTTCCACCATTAGTTATAACATAAATGGTTCTTGCACTTGTTGCTGATTTGTTTTCGAGTAATACATCCACATCAACAAAGATTCCTTCAGCATTTCATGGTATTAGTACACCTTTTTGTCTCAATACATTTCCATAAGAAGTGAAAATTTTCATTATGGATCAGGATTCTGATAAATACCCTTGATAAAGATAAGGGAAAATTTCATAAAGGTTCTAAACAATTTAATAACTCTATAACATAAGATTAGTGATAAATTTATTCTAATACGCTTTTCTTATCTGGCAATATGCTGTTTTTACTTGTCAGGTTTCCACTCTGGCCTTACATTAGGCTAATTACTGTCTTCTCGCTGGTGATGCCTTATTTCGATGGCGCTTTTCATGTTTATAAACACGTTATATGCCCATGCCTTTCAGTGGATTACCAGATTATTTTAAACTGGTTTTCCCAACAGAAGCAGACATCAGTTGACAAAGAGAGAGTTTTAACTGAAGTGGAGAAATATATAAGGGAAAATGGAACAGATGCTCTGGAAAAAATCATTGCTAGCAAGGTAGGTAGAAAATTTAGTATAGAAGATATCATATGTTAGATGTTATAGAACTATGATACTTCAAATTAGATATCTCTGCAATTGTTAGTTCTTTATTTTACAAACTTCTAACAATTTAGAATTTTCGAATTTCAATTAAATCTTAGTTTTGGTTTTGGAGTATGATCTTTATTCAGAAACTTAGTGaccgatgtttttttttttaacttactgGTTGTTTAGTTGGGTAGCGGTAGCACAAAGAGCCCCGAGGTCAAGGAGATCAAAGCCGTTTCAGTTGTAGATGACAAATTGGTTGAACATGTAAGCTTTCTGATGCTAATGTCACAATGTTCAGatatattttcttacttttgcagccatatttttttttatttatgaaaGCCTTATAAATAGTGAGGTGGTTGAAACAAAGTCATTTGCTTAGCTTTCTCTGTCTTTTGTTGATCTATTTGACTAGGTAACCTTGGTTTTGTTTTGTAATCTTGCACAATTGAAAGTAAATTGTGGACAATGCGTGATTTGAATGAAATTAGTTCAAGATTGATTGACttgttaataaaataatatttttcttccTTAATAATCTTAGTCAAGCTCTGATGGGCCTAATTCGACAAGAAAAGATGTCAATGGTGTGAAGTTAGCTGAGAAGAAAGAAGTTAAAGAACCTGTTCAGGTAACATTTTAATGATACTTTCTTAGTTCATTTccttgtagttttttttttggttcaGGGAAACATTTGGTTGATATTGGAAAATGGAAATTTGAGGCACGCAAATTGAAATTAAAAAGAAATATGATATTATGTATTAGCTAAGGTGACTCTTTGTTATTTATGAAGTTGGTCTTAGCCTGTTATCCTCGTCttcttttcttcatttctttttctttgttgTATTACAAAAATTTGCAGGTCCTGCACTACTTAGAATTTGTACATTTTGTTATTACATATGCCTTTTTTTAATCCAAAGTCAAGTTGAAAATGTTAAGACCAAGAATTTTTAATCTAGACTTTGTTATGTTCACAATTAATTTGCAGGTTAGTCGTGTAGAGACTAAACTCGCCGAGGTAACTGAGAAGAGAGCAATCTTAACCACGGAGACTAAACAAACAGTTCCTGAAGTCACAGCAGGAAGTGCACAGATTCCTCTTCCTCCTAAAATATTTCAGAAAGAGTGGAAGTGCGCATTGTGTAATGTGACACTTCAAAGTGAAAGTACCTTCTTTTCCCACCTTCAAGGTAGAAAGCACAAGGATATGGGAGAGGCAACTAAAGCCAACAAGAGCCAGCCAAAGGTCATCACAGCTTATGTTGCAAAGAAATCCAATCAGCTGACTGAGGGGGAGCCACAAAGCAGCGCGAAGAACCAATTAGAGTCTCCCAAGGTTGTCTTTTCTTTTGCTCAAAAGCAATCCAATGAGGTGGGAAAACCAGCTGAGTGGACCAATGGATGGGAACCAATAGTTGTTAGACATGACATGTCAAAGGGCATCCAGAAG contains the following coding sequences:
- the LOC133788986 gene encoding uncharacterized protein LOC133788986, whose translation is MGLLGFLQFSLKYGLTYLAWPIVALVYPLCASIRAIEANSVLETQKLNTYWVVFSLILLLEHALKLLEWFPLWPYIRLITVFSLVMPYFDGAFHVYKHVICPCLSVDYQIILNWFSQQKQTSVDKERVLTEVEKYIRENGTDALEKIIASKLGSGSTKSPEVKEIKAVSVVDDKLVEHSSSDGPNSTRKDVNGVKLAEKKEVKEPVQVSRVETKLAEVTEKRAILTTETKQTVPEVTAGSAQIPLPPKIFQKEWKCALCNVTLQSESTFFSHLQGRKHKDMGEATKANKSQPKVITAYVAKKSNQLTEGEPQSSAKNQLESPKVVFSFAQKQSNEVGKPAEWTNGWEPIVVRHDMSKGIQKTNNVVVASSSIKTAMAPVVKPKDYPRLCHVCNVRCSGKIDLESHLKGRKHLTQLQLLNS